The Nitrospira sp. KM1 genome includes a window with the following:
- a CDS encoding cyclic nucleotide-binding/CBS domain-containing protein — protein MRKQLDGLAPFLRKGKPNRSLDEFDLETERLIADLLGETSSLLDAYEYAQWGEAAGLVNMTEEAPESIGLDSERQSLFQRSRVLESCVSELEARRANGSKAPQSGRHLLTGPQVAEHMSPESRSVSQTATLREAGKLMEKWKTGSLLVTDNQTYVGFITDSMLARDVVANGLDPNTTPVSFCARKPLVAIHGDRPLIEAVRMMKEQATRHLAVVQDGSIIGVISVSNILRYYSGVV, from the coding sequence ATGCGAAAACAGCTTGACGGTCTTGCGCCGTTTTTGCGCAAGGGGAAGCCGAATCGCAGTCTCGACGAATTCGACTTGGAAACGGAACGATTGATTGCGGATCTGCTCGGAGAAACGTCTTCGCTGTTGGACGCCTACGAGTATGCCCAGTGGGGTGAAGCGGCAGGTCTTGTGAACATGACGGAAGAAGCTCCGGAGAGCATTGGACTGGATAGCGAGCGGCAAAGTCTCTTTCAGCGAAGCCGCGTGCTTGAAAGTTGCGTGTCGGAGTTGGAAGCCAGACGCGCCAATGGATCCAAAGCACCGCAATCGGGCCGGCATCTGCTCACCGGTCCGCAAGTGGCTGAGCATATGTCGCCTGAATCGAGAAGCGTCTCGCAGACGGCCACGCTACGCGAAGCCGGAAAACTCATGGAGAAGTGGAAGACGGGGTCGCTCCTCGTGACGGACAATCAGACCTACGTAGGATTCATCACCGATTCTATGCTTGCACGGGATGTCGTGGCCAACGGACTCGATCCCAACACGACGCCGGTCTCATTCTGCGCCCGAAAGCCGCTGGTCGCCATTCATGGAGATCGTCCGCTGATTGAAGCGGTGCGCATGATGAAGGAGCAGGCCACCAGGCATTTGGCCGTTGTGCAGGACGGTTCCATTATCGGCGTCATTTCGGTCTCGAACATACTTCGCTATTATTCCGGCGTCGTATAA
- a CDS encoding aldo/keto reductase: MKDGKDPSSHCSRTLQRRQFLKILGVTGSVLALNPASGTRSMLATAVSHARPAPGDIPKRPLGRTGIEVSVLCFGGAHLGRIQDESEAVNLLHHAIDAGITFLDNAWEYNGGRSEELMGKGLQGRRQQVILMTKLCSHGRDKKVAMRQLEESLRRLKTDYLDLWQIHEVVYDDDPDRHFMPGGATDALFEAKRQGKVRFIGFTGHKHPKIHLDMLSRNFPFDTCQMPLNTFDGSYRSFEHDVLPVLNERGIAPIGMKSLSGNAEPIKQGILTPQEAMQYVLSLPIASLVSGIDSHDVLKQNITIARHFSPMSTAQMDGLRKRVAAFAMDGRYELFKSTNRYDGRIGKEQHGLA; encoded by the coding sequence ATGAAAGACGGAAAAGATCCCTCAAGCCACTGCTCCAGAACACTCCAGCGCCGGCAATTCCTGAAGATCCTCGGTGTGACCGGATCCGTACTGGCGTTGAATCCAGCGAGCGGGACGAGGAGCATGCTCGCGACAGCCGTTTCCCATGCGAGGCCGGCGCCGGGAGATATTCCGAAGCGCCCGCTTGGCCGCACCGGTATCGAGGTCTCCGTTCTCTGCTTTGGAGGCGCTCATTTGGGACGGATTCAGGACGAGTCGGAGGCCGTCAACCTTCTGCACCACGCGATCGATGCCGGTATCACGTTTCTCGACAATGCCTGGGAGTACAACGGGGGAAGATCGGAAGAATTGATGGGAAAGGGGCTTCAAGGACGCCGGCAACAGGTCATCCTCATGACGAAACTGTGTTCTCATGGACGTGACAAGAAGGTGGCTATGCGGCAACTCGAGGAATCCCTCCGCCGACTGAAAACCGATTATCTCGACCTGTGGCAAATCCATGAAGTCGTGTACGACGACGATCCCGACCGGCATTTCATGCCTGGCGGTGCCACCGATGCACTTTTTGAGGCCAAACGGCAGGGCAAAGTACGTTTCATCGGTTTTACAGGACACAAGCATCCCAAGATCCATCTCGACATGTTATCGCGGAACTTTCCGTTTGATACGTGCCAGATGCCGCTCAACACGTTCGACGGGTCGTACCGCAGTTTCGAGCATGACGTCCTGCCGGTGCTCAATGAACGCGGGATCGCACCAATCGGAATGAAAAGCCTGTCAGGAAACGCCGAACCCATTAAACAGGGAATTCTGACGCCGCAAGAAGCGATGCAATATGTGTTGAGTCTGCCGATCGCATCCCTCGTGAGCGGAATCGATTCTCACGACGTGTTGAAGCAGAACATCACGATCGCGCGACACTTTTCTCCGATGTCGACGGCTCAAATGGACGGTTTGCGGAAACGTGTAGCGGCGTTCGCCATGGATGGGCGGTACGAGCTGTTCAAGAGCACGAATCGATACGATGGGCGTATCGGCAAGGAACAGCACGGGCTGGCCTAA